The DNA segment TGAGCATCGGCGCCGCGCCCGCGGAGTCTTCGAAGGCGCCGCCGTACACCTTGTACCGCTCGGTGCCGTCGCTGAACGGCACCGCCACGGCGTACGCCGGGATGGCGCGCCCGTTCAGCGAGTCCGCCCGCGCCTGCGCCGCCGCCTGCGTGGGAAGCTCCCCCAGCTCCAGCGCGTAGGGGCGCACGAGGATCAGGTCGTCGGACGTCCCCACGTCCTCCGCGTCGACGTCGCCGCTGCGCATGAGCCGCTCCCGCAGCGCCACCGCGTCCGCCGAGTCCGCCAGCGCGCCGGAGAAGACCTTGTAGTAGAGCTTGTCCCTCGTCATCTCCGGCGTCACGTAGAAGCGCGCGTCCGGGAACTTCGCCGCCACCGAAGACGCGAAGCGGCGCGCATCCTCGTAGCGGGGATACGCCTTCACGAACACGGTGAAGGGGAGCGCCGTCCCCGCCGCGGCCACCGCTTCTTGGGGGGCCACGGCCGTCGTCTTCGCGGGCGGATCGGCCTTGGCCCCGCCGGGAGTGCCGCCCAGGAGCTGCGGATACTGTTGGAGGAGGATGTACACCGCCCCCGCGAGTACCGCCAGCAGGAGGAGAAGGGTGAGGATCGGCGCCAGGCGGCTCTTCTTCACCGGCTTCTGCTCAGGCTCCTCCCACTCCGGGTCGGGCACCGGGAGCGTCGCCGCGGGCGCGCCGACGGTGTCCTCCGCCGTGCGGAATTCCTCGCCACCGCTGTGCGGCTGCGCATCGCGCGGCGCGGCCAGCCAGGGGCGGATCCCCGTCGGCGCCTCAGGCTCGGCGAACCGCTGCGGCGCGGGCGGCGCGGCCGCGGCCGGCGACACGGGTATGGCGGCGGCACGGGGTGCGGCGTCGGCACGCGGGCCCTGCGAGGGCGGCGTGAGCCAGGCGTGGATCGTGACCCCGCCCGGCGCGTCGCGCGACAGCTCGGCCTCGTGCGACTGCTCGCCCAGCATGATGGCGTCGTACGCCCAGCGCGCCAGCGACGGCAGCCCCGGCGCGTCGGACGGCACGAAGACCAGCAGCGACGCCCCCGCCGAGCGGAACCCCGCGATGATCTTCTCCCAGCGCCCGTCGCGGAGGATGGCGGTGGAGTCGGGGGTGTAGGTGCCGGCGGAGATCAGATAGAAGCCCCTCCCGGGCACGGGCCGCGCGCTGCGGGCGAGCGATGCGCCGTACAGGAAGATGTCCACCACCCCTTCCATGCTCGACATCCCGATCCGCTCGGCGAGCATGGGATCGTCCAGCCCCAGGTCTGCCAGCACGGTGCGCTGCCCGGTGGCGTTCCACCCCGTCGCGATGGCGATCGCCGCGTCCGCCACCCAGTCGCGGTCGGCGGCGCGGTCGAAGAGGAGGAGCACCGGCCCGGTGCGCGACGCGTCGAACGAAGCCGCGGCCGGAAGGCGCTCGAAGCTGGGATCGAAGAACGTGGGCTCGGGCAGCTTGCGGCCGGCCGAGCCCGAAGTCGCGTGGATGTCGGTCATCGATGGGAGCGGATGTCTGCCCGGCGAGGCGCAAACGTGACGGAAGGTCGTTGCCGGGACGCGGGCAATAGTACACGCGGGCGTCGGCGCGTGGCAAGGATAGGATTCAGGGATTAGGGAATAGGGATCAGGGACCAGGTGAACAACGAGGCGGTTCCTAATCCCTATTCCCTATTCCCTATTCCCTGCCCTTTACGCCGCCGCCCCTTCCGCCGGCACCAGCACGTGCGTGGGCGCGTCGCCCCACAGGCGCTCGAGCTGGTAGAACTCGCGCGCGGCCGGGTGGAAGACGTGCACCACGAAGGAGAAGTAGTCGATCAGCACCCAGCGGCCGCCGCGCGACCCCTCCACGTTGAGCGGGCGCGTGCCGCTGGCGCGAAGCTCCTCCACCACGTGGTCCGAGATGGCGGAGACGTGCGTGTCCGAGGTGCCGGTGGCGATCAGAAAGAAGTCCGTCGCGGTGGAGATCCCGCGCAGGTCCAGAAGCGTCACGTCCTGCGCCTTGC comes from the Longimicrobium sp. genome and includes:
- a CDS encoding SPOR domain-containing protein, which encodes MTDIHATSGSAGRKLPEPTFFDPSFERLPAAASFDASRTGPVLLLFDRAADRDWVADAAIAIATGWNATGQRTVLADLGLDDPMLAERIGMSSMEGVVDIFLYGASLARSARPVPGRGFYLISAGTYTPDSTAILRDGRWEKIIAGFRSAGASLLVFVPSDAPGLPSLARWAYDAIMLGEQSHEAELSRDAPGGVTIHAWLTPPSQGPRADAAPRAAAIPVSPAAAAPPAPQRFAEPEAPTGIRPWLAAPRDAQPHSGGEEFRTAEDTVGAPAATLPVPDPEWEEPEQKPVKKSRLAPILTLLLLLAVLAGAVYILLQQYPQLLGGTPGGAKADPPAKTTAVAPQEAVAAAGTALPFTVFVKAYPRYEDARRFASSVAAKFPDARFYVTPEMTRDKLYYKVFSGALADSADAVALRERLMRSGDVDAEDVGTSDDLILVRPYALELGELPTQAAAQARADSLNGRAIPAYAVAVPFSDGTERYKVYGGAFEDSAGAAPMLRMVQQARPTLPARLVARTGRAPAPQK
- the rsfS gene encoding ribosome silencing factor translates to MSTTPVTPHSLDLPPEVARAAEHLFDRKAQDVTLLDLRGISTATDFFLIATGTSDTHVSAISDHVVEELRASGTRPLNVEGSRGGRWVLIDYFSFVVHVFHPAAREFYQLERLWGDAPTHVLVPAEGAAA